One Malus domestica chromosome 11, GDT2T_hap1 genomic region harbors:
- the LOC103412965 gene encoding probable disease resistance protein At4g27220 isoform X2, which translates to MEIIIAIASKVGECLVTPIGTEFGYLINYHSNLENLKGEIKKLFDKKDGVQGLVDAAQRNSERIKPDVQSWLNNVNDDMVKKVLQFEDEINKKRRCVYRWSLSRRAYKIKQEVLQLQNEGRFENVAYPAPPPEIWSTFENVFKDFKSRRAKMNEVIEGFKREEVRKIGICGMGGVGKTTMVKEIIIRLAKLNLFDKIVMATVSQSPSIRTIQLEIAEEIGLELKEETQSGRARRLHRRLMEIKRILIVLDDVWAVLDFEAIGLPSGNAHEGCKVLLTSRDSDVCNRMRSQQIIAVPILTPEESQELFREMVGESFNDPDLRSTAKDVLKECGGLPIAIVTVGKALEKKNKHEWDDALNQMRNSTPVNIPGVNDTVFSSIKWSYDRLESDEVRSCLLLCCLFPEDYDIPIEYLVRYGWGRGYFSSSVTLEDARNRVHSLVDQLKRRFLLLDSGKSEATKMHDVVRDVAIWIASRDKKGFLIRSDAENKGWPNLATYDHYTTISLVGDLEIPVGLKCPKLELLQTMEGLFSEGSMNNICKAMKELKVLALVGKEMKNRVSLRSLKNLRTLCLDGSNFDGTSTDVIGSLENLEILSFRDCYSMRELPREIGRLKQLRLLDTTNCEELEVIPHGIFSSLCRLEELYMVNSFNEWEIGRGREEKGMASISEVMSLSDHLKVLAIEIPSVIHLLTKDIVLKSPTIRFLIRCATWGRLFSEMSTYAFENCLEISESDARELEESQAVKLLLKKSKKLYLSEVKNFSVLTDLDQEGFQDLKDLQLWNCPHIEYLANGTSGFLTNLRFLELVFCGVLKYAFSLSVARNLVQLKELNIDGCGQMEEIVSKQGREHEEEADMISFDKLTNLTLEGLGSLVGFFQAKKLYSNQEETTARVEHQSAGVFEKAIFPSKCISWFPSLEEVVLGRMKFEGVLFDLKNIPSGFQGFQNLRYLEMRECSGLEYVFLHLIARKLLNLEEVKILKCPDMEAIVRIPEEIEEEATKYMILFPKLNTFELEDLPRLTSLCPEGFTFLRSSTKKMHVKRCENLKTLGVVIPQRKKLENNLKKDSTSHDFSTSPTRSSNWCPAGCGCAPYSRPNAHRPIEILPRPINLEVTQTNLEDSNDNDNLENLTVSDCNSMEVIFQLKGPKHEESSHSIEAFNKLSSLRLDRLPGLTRVWEMGSSQPMLTGSSFGNLKSLEVGFCNQLKYLFSSSIVKLLVSIEDIEVHNCEKMEEIVAAEEETDETITLPKVKSIKLESLPKLKYFCGEAYTLKLPSLELLEFDDVQNLSLLAPKLIATHPRLQVRTALGVAEWKGDLNATLKEYLRHKEG; encoded by the exons ATGGAAATTATAATTGCAATTGCCTCAAAAGTTGGAGAGTGCTTGGTCACACCAATAGGAACAGAGTTTGGCTATTTGATTAATTACCATTCCAACCTGGAAAATCTTAAGGGTGAGATAAAAAAGCTTTTTGACAAGAAAGATGGAGTGCAAGGATTGGTAGATGCTGCCCAAAGGAACAGTGAAAGGATCAAACCTGATGTTCAGAGTTGGCTAAATAATGTGAACGACGACATGGTCAAAAAAGTGTTGCAGTTTGAGGATGAAATTAACAAGAAAAGGCGATGTGTGTATCGATGGAGCTTGAGTCGGAGAGCCTATAAGATTAAACAAGAAGTTCTTCAGCTCCAAAACGAAGGAAGATTTGAAAATGTGGCCTATCCTGCACCTCCACCAGAGATATGGTCAACATTCGAAAATGTTTTTAAGGATTTTAAGTCCAGAAGGGCAAAGATGAATGAGGTGATAGAGGGTTTTAAGAGGGAAGAAGTACGAAAGATCGGGATTTGTGGAATGGGGGGTGTGGGTAAAACCACAATGGTGAAAGAAATCATCATAAGATTGGCAAAACTGAACCTGTTTGATAAAATTGTAATGGCAACTGTGTCTCAAAGTCCAAGTATTAGGACGATCCAGTTGGAAATTGCAGAGGAAATAGGTTTGGAATTGAAGGAGGAAACCCAGTCCGGAAGAGCACGAAGGCTACATAGGAGACTCATGGAAATAAAGAGGATCCTGATTGTATTAGATGATGTCTGGGCAGTGCTTGATTTTGAGGCTATAGGACTCCCTTCTGGAAATGCTCATGAAGGGTGCAAAGTTTTGTTGACATCACGAGATTCGGACGTTTGCAACAGGATGCGAAGTCAACAAATTATTGCAGTCCCGATTTTAACACCAGAAGAATCACAGGAGCTCTTTCGAGAAATGGTGGGTGAATCCTTTAATGATCCTGATTTACGTTCCACTGCAAAAGATGTATTGAAGGAATGTGGAGGTTTACCTATTGCAATTGTAACTGTTGGAAAAGCcctagaaaagaaaaacaagcatGAATGGGATGATGCCCTTAATCAGATGCGAAATTCTACCCCAGTGAACATCCCTGGAGTGAATGACACAGTTTTTTCTAGCATAAAATGGAGTTATGATAGATTGGAGAGTGATGAAGTTAGGTCATGtcttttactttgttgtttatttccaGAAGACTATGATATTCCAATTGAGTATTTGGTTCGATATGGGTGGGGTCGAGGATATTTTAGCAGCAGCGTTACTTTGGAAGATGCAAGAAATAGAGTGCATTCTTTGGTTGACCAACTAAAAAGAAGGTTTTTGTTGCTAGATAGTGGCAAGAGTGAGGCTACAAAAATGCATGACGTAGTTCGCGATGTTGCCATATGGATTGCTTCAAGAGATAAAAAAGGATTTTTGATAAGAAGTGATGCTGAAAATAAAGGGTGGCCAAATTTAGCTACATATGACCATTACACTACAATCTCACTTGTTGGCGATTTGGAGATTCCAGTTGGTTTGAAATGCCCAAAACTTGAGCTTCTACAGACGATGGAAGGACTTTTTTCAGAAGGTAGCATGAACAACATTTGTAAGGCGATGAAAGAACTGAAGGTTTTAGCTTTGGTGGGAAAGGAAATGAAAAACCGAGTCTCATTAAGATCACTGAAGAATCTGCGGACCTTGTGCCTAGATGGGTCTAATTTTGATGGCACGTCTACTGATGTTATTGGgagtttggagaatttagaaaTCCTCAGCTTTCGGGATTGTTATTCCATGCGTGAGTTGCCGAGGGAAATTGGACGACTTAAACAGTTAAGGTTGTTAGATACGACAAACTGCGAGGAACTTGAGGTGATTCCACATGGTATCTTCTCCAGCTTATGTAGACTTGAAGAGTTGTATATGGTTAATAGCTTTAACGAATGGGAAAttggaagaggaagagaagaaaaggggATGGCAAGCATTTCTGAGGTGATGTCTCTGTCCGATCATTTGAAGGTTCTAGCCATAGAGATACCCAGTGTCATCCACTTGTTGACAAAAGACATAGTCTTGAAAAGCCCAACAATAAGATTCCTTATACGCTGTGCAACATGGGGACGGCTTTTTTCAGAGATGAGTACTTATGCATTCGAAAATTGTTTGGAGATTAGTGAAAGTGATGCAAGGGAGTTGGAGGAGAGTCAAGCAGTCAaacttttgttgaaaaaatctaaaaaattgtATTTGTCGGAGGTTAAGAATTTCTCTGTCCTCACTGATTTAGACCAAGAAGGATTTCAAGATTTGAAagatttgcagctttggaattGTCCACATATCGAGTATCTTGCAAATGGAACAAGTGGGTTTTTGACCAACCTAAGATTCCTTGAATTGGTATTTTGTGGTGTCTTAAAATATGCCTTTTCATTATCAGTAGCAAGAAACTTGGTACAACTCAAAGAATTAAACATTGATGGATGTGGTCAAATGGAAGAAATTGTGTCGAAGCAGGGGAGGGAACATGAGGAGGAAGCCGATATGATATCTTTCGATAAATTAACCAATTTGACTCTCGAGGGTCTAGGGAGTTTGGTTGGTTTCTTCCAAGCCAAGAAGCTATACTCCAACCAAGAG gaAACAACGGCAAGGGTTGAGCATCAATCTGCAGGCGTATTTGAAAAAGCAATATTTCCATCAAAGTGCATTTCATGGTTTCCAAGTTTAGAAGAGGTAGTATTGGGACGTATGAAGTTTGAAGGTGTGCTATTTGATTTGAAAAACATTCCATCTGGATTTCAAGGCTTCCaaaatttgagatatttggAAATGAGAGAATGTTCTGGTCTAGAATATGTGTTCTTGCATTTAATTGCCCGAAAACTTTTGAATCTTGAAGAGGTAAAGATATTAAAATGCCCGGACATGGAAGCTATAGTCAGAATCCCAGAGGAAATTGAAGAAGAGGCGACAAAATACATGATTTTGTTTCCGAAACTGAACACATTTGAACTAGAAGACCTGCCTCGTCTCACAAGTCTTTGTCCAGAGGGATTTACATTTCTACGGTCATCCACAAAAAAAATGCAcgtgaaaagatgtgaaaatttGAAGACATTGGGTGTTGTAATTCCACAAAGAAAGAAGTTGGAGAATAACTTGAAGAAGGATTCAACAAGTCATGATTTCAGCACTTCTCCAACACGTTCATCAAATTGGTGCCCTGCTGGATGTGGATGCGCACCATATTCAAGACCAAACGCCCACCGCCCCATTGAAATATTGCCACGTCCAATTAACCTGGAG GTTACACAAACTAATCTTGAGGACTCAAATGATAATGATAATCTCGAAAATCTTACTGTAAGTGACTGTAATTCGATGGAAGTGATTTTCCAACTCAAGGGACCGAAGCATGAAGAAAGTAGTCACTCCATTGAAGCATTCAATAAATTGAGTTCCTTGCGGTTAGATAGATTGCCAGGTTTAACGCGTGTTTGGGAGATGGGTAGTTCACAACCGATGTTGACAGGAAGCAGCTTCGGAAACTTGAAATCGCTGGAGGTTGGTTTTTGCAACCAGTTGAAATACTTGTTTTCATCGTCCATAGTCAAACTTCTCGTGAGTATAGAGGACATAGAAGTTCATAACTGTGAGAAGATGGAAGAAATCGTTGCCGCAGAAGAAGAAACTGATGAAACAATTACATTACCTAAAGTGAAGTCCATCAAGCTTGAAAGTCTGCCAAAACTCAAGtatttttgtggtgaagcttatACTTTGAAGTTGCCGTCTTTGGAGTTATTGGAGTTTGATGACGTGCAAAACTTAAGCTTATTAGCTCCAAAGCTTATTGCCACACATCCCCGATTGCAAGTACGCACCGCGTTGGGAGTGGCTGAATGGAAGGGGGACCTCAATGCCACTCTTAAGGAATATTTACGTCACAAG GAAgggtga
- the LOC103412965 gene encoding probable disease resistance protein At4g27220 isoform X1 produces MEIIIAIASKVGECLVTPIGTEFGYLINYHSNLENLKGEIKKLFDKKDGVQGLVDAAQRNSERIKPDVQSWLNNVNDDMVKKVLQFEDEINKKRRCVYRWSLSRRAYKIKQEVLQLQNEGRFENVAYPAPPPEIWSTFENVFKDFKSRRAKMNEVIEGFKREEVRKIGICGMGGVGKTTMVKEIIIRLAKLNLFDKIVMATVSQSPSIRTIQLEIAEEIGLELKEETQSGRARRLHRRLMEIKRILIVLDDVWAVLDFEAIGLPSGNAHEGCKVLLTSRDSDVCNRMRSQQIIAVPILTPEESQELFREMVGESFNDPDLRSTAKDVLKECGGLPIAIVTVGKALEKKNKHEWDDALNQMRNSTPVNIPGVNDTVFSSIKWSYDRLESDEVRSCLLLCCLFPEDYDIPIEYLVRYGWGRGYFSSSVTLEDARNRVHSLVDQLKRRFLLLDSGKSEATKMHDVVRDVAIWIASRDKKGFLIRSDAENKGWPNLATYDHYTTISLVGDLEIPVGLKCPKLELLQTMEGLFSEGSMNNICKAMKELKVLALVGKEMKNRVSLRSLKNLRTLCLDGSNFDGTSTDVIGSLENLEILSFRDCYSMRELPREIGRLKQLRLLDTTNCEELEVIPHGIFSSLCRLEELYMVNSFNEWEIGRGREEKGMASISEVMSLSDHLKVLAIEIPSVIHLLTKDIVLKSPTIRFLIRCATWGRLFSEMSTYAFENCLEISESDARELEESQAVKLLLKKSKKLYLSEVKNFSVLTDLDQEGFQDLKDLQLWNCPHIEYLANGTSGFLTNLRFLELVFCGVLKYAFSLSVARNLVQLKELNIDGCGQMEEIVSKQGREHEEEADMISFDKLTNLTLEGLGSLVGFFQAKKLYSNQEETTARVEHQSAGVFEKAIFPSKCISWFPSLEEVVLGRMKFEGVLFDLKNIPSGFQGFQNLRYLEMRECSGLEYVFLHLIARKLLNLEEVKILKCPDMEAIVRIPEEIEEEATKYMILFPKLNTFELEDLPRLTSLCPEGFTFLRSSTKKMHVKRCENLKTLGVVIPQRKKLENNLKKDSTSHDFSTSPTRSSNWCPAGCGCAPYSRPNAHRPIEILPRPINLEVTQTNLEDSNDNDNLENLTVSDCNSMEVIFQLKGPKHEESSHSIEAFNKLSSLRLDRLPGLTRVWEMGSSQPMLTGSSFGNLKSLEVGFCNQLKYLFSSSIVKLLVSIEDIEVHNCEKMEEIVAAEEETDETITLPKVKSIKLESLPKLKYFCGEAYTLKLPSLELLEFDDVQNLSLLAPKLIATHPRLQVRTALGVAEWKGDLNATLKEYLRHKVCFNIRFLISNHLWQTPQKIRQQI; encoded by the exons ATGGAAATTATAATTGCAATTGCCTCAAAAGTTGGAGAGTGCTTGGTCACACCAATAGGAACAGAGTTTGGCTATTTGATTAATTACCATTCCAACCTGGAAAATCTTAAGGGTGAGATAAAAAAGCTTTTTGACAAGAAAGATGGAGTGCAAGGATTGGTAGATGCTGCCCAAAGGAACAGTGAAAGGATCAAACCTGATGTTCAGAGTTGGCTAAATAATGTGAACGACGACATGGTCAAAAAAGTGTTGCAGTTTGAGGATGAAATTAACAAGAAAAGGCGATGTGTGTATCGATGGAGCTTGAGTCGGAGAGCCTATAAGATTAAACAAGAAGTTCTTCAGCTCCAAAACGAAGGAAGATTTGAAAATGTGGCCTATCCTGCACCTCCACCAGAGATATGGTCAACATTCGAAAATGTTTTTAAGGATTTTAAGTCCAGAAGGGCAAAGATGAATGAGGTGATAGAGGGTTTTAAGAGGGAAGAAGTACGAAAGATCGGGATTTGTGGAATGGGGGGTGTGGGTAAAACCACAATGGTGAAAGAAATCATCATAAGATTGGCAAAACTGAACCTGTTTGATAAAATTGTAATGGCAACTGTGTCTCAAAGTCCAAGTATTAGGACGATCCAGTTGGAAATTGCAGAGGAAATAGGTTTGGAATTGAAGGAGGAAACCCAGTCCGGAAGAGCACGAAGGCTACATAGGAGACTCATGGAAATAAAGAGGATCCTGATTGTATTAGATGATGTCTGGGCAGTGCTTGATTTTGAGGCTATAGGACTCCCTTCTGGAAATGCTCATGAAGGGTGCAAAGTTTTGTTGACATCACGAGATTCGGACGTTTGCAACAGGATGCGAAGTCAACAAATTATTGCAGTCCCGATTTTAACACCAGAAGAATCACAGGAGCTCTTTCGAGAAATGGTGGGTGAATCCTTTAATGATCCTGATTTACGTTCCACTGCAAAAGATGTATTGAAGGAATGTGGAGGTTTACCTATTGCAATTGTAACTGTTGGAAAAGCcctagaaaagaaaaacaagcatGAATGGGATGATGCCCTTAATCAGATGCGAAATTCTACCCCAGTGAACATCCCTGGAGTGAATGACACAGTTTTTTCTAGCATAAAATGGAGTTATGATAGATTGGAGAGTGATGAAGTTAGGTCATGtcttttactttgttgtttatttccaGAAGACTATGATATTCCAATTGAGTATTTGGTTCGATATGGGTGGGGTCGAGGATATTTTAGCAGCAGCGTTACTTTGGAAGATGCAAGAAATAGAGTGCATTCTTTGGTTGACCAACTAAAAAGAAGGTTTTTGTTGCTAGATAGTGGCAAGAGTGAGGCTACAAAAATGCATGACGTAGTTCGCGATGTTGCCATATGGATTGCTTCAAGAGATAAAAAAGGATTTTTGATAAGAAGTGATGCTGAAAATAAAGGGTGGCCAAATTTAGCTACATATGACCATTACACTACAATCTCACTTGTTGGCGATTTGGAGATTCCAGTTGGTTTGAAATGCCCAAAACTTGAGCTTCTACAGACGATGGAAGGACTTTTTTCAGAAGGTAGCATGAACAACATTTGTAAGGCGATGAAAGAACTGAAGGTTTTAGCTTTGGTGGGAAAGGAAATGAAAAACCGAGTCTCATTAAGATCACTGAAGAATCTGCGGACCTTGTGCCTAGATGGGTCTAATTTTGATGGCACGTCTACTGATGTTATTGGgagtttggagaatttagaaaTCCTCAGCTTTCGGGATTGTTATTCCATGCGTGAGTTGCCGAGGGAAATTGGACGACTTAAACAGTTAAGGTTGTTAGATACGACAAACTGCGAGGAACTTGAGGTGATTCCACATGGTATCTTCTCCAGCTTATGTAGACTTGAAGAGTTGTATATGGTTAATAGCTTTAACGAATGGGAAAttggaagaggaagagaagaaaaggggATGGCAAGCATTTCTGAGGTGATGTCTCTGTCCGATCATTTGAAGGTTCTAGCCATAGAGATACCCAGTGTCATCCACTTGTTGACAAAAGACATAGTCTTGAAAAGCCCAACAATAAGATTCCTTATACGCTGTGCAACATGGGGACGGCTTTTTTCAGAGATGAGTACTTATGCATTCGAAAATTGTTTGGAGATTAGTGAAAGTGATGCAAGGGAGTTGGAGGAGAGTCAAGCAGTCAaacttttgttgaaaaaatctaaaaaattgtATTTGTCGGAGGTTAAGAATTTCTCTGTCCTCACTGATTTAGACCAAGAAGGATTTCAAGATTTGAAagatttgcagctttggaattGTCCACATATCGAGTATCTTGCAAATGGAACAAGTGGGTTTTTGACCAACCTAAGATTCCTTGAATTGGTATTTTGTGGTGTCTTAAAATATGCCTTTTCATTATCAGTAGCAAGAAACTTGGTACAACTCAAAGAATTAAACATTGATGGATGTGGTCAAATGGAAGAAATTGTGTCGAAGCAGGGGAGGGAACATGAGGAGGAAGCCGATATGATATCTTTCGATAAATTAACCAATTTGACTCTCGAGGGTCTAGGGAGTTTGGTTGGTTTCTTCCAAGCCAAGAAGCTATACTCCAACCAAGAG gaAACAACGGCAAGGGTTGAGCATCAATCTGCAGGCGTATTTGAAAAAGCAATATTTCCATCAAAGTGCATTTCATGGTTTCCAAGTTTAGAAGAGGTAGTATTGGGACGTATGAAGTTTGAAGGTGTGCTATTTGATTTGAAAAACATTCCATCTGGATTTCAAGGCTTCCaaaatttgagatatttggAAATGAGAGAATGTTCTGGTCTAGAATATGTGTTCTTGCATTTAATTGCCCGAAAACTTTTGAATCTTGAAGAGGTAAAGATATTAAAATGCCCGGACATGGAAGCTATAGTCAGAATCCCAGAGGAAATTGAAGAAGAGGCGACAAAATACATGATTTTGTTTCCGAAACTGAACACATTTGAACTAGAAGACCTGCCTCGTCTCACAAGTCTTTGTCCAGAGGGATTTACATTTCTACGGTCATCCACAAAAAAAATGCAcgtgaaaagatgtgaaaatttGAAGACATTGGGTGTTGTAATTCCACAAAGAAAGAAGTTGGAGAATAACTTGAAGAAGGATTCAACAAGTCATGATTTCAGCACTTCTCCAACACGTTCATCAAATTGGTGCCCTGCTGGATGTGGATGCGCACCATATTCAAGACCAAACGCCCACCGCCCCATTGAAATATTGCCACGTCCAATTAACCTGGAG GTTACACAAACTAATCTTGAGGACTCAAATGATAATGATAATCTCGAAAATCTTACTGTAAGTGACTGTAATTCGATGGAAGTGATTTTCCAACTCAAGGGACCGAAGCATGAAGAAAGTAGTCACTCCATTGAAGCATTCAATAAATTGAGTTCCTTGCGGTTAGATAGATTGCCAGGTTTAACGCGTGTTTGGGAGATGGGTAGTTCACAACCGATGTTGACAGGAAGCAGCTTCGGAAACTTGAAATCGCTGGAGGTTGGTTTTTGCAACCAGTTGAAATACTTGTTTTCATCGTCCATAGTCAAACTTCTCGTGAGTATAGAGGACATAGAAGTTCATAACTGTGAGAAGATGGAAGAAATCGTTGCCGCAGAAGAAGAAACTGATGAAACAATTACATTACCTAAAGTGAAGTCCATCAAGCTTGAAAGTCTGCCAAAACTCAAGtatttttgtggtgaagcttatACTTTGAAGTTGCCGTCTTTGGAGTTATTGGAGTTTGATGACGTGCAAAACTTAAGCTTATTAGCTCCAAAGCTTATTGCCACACATCCCCGATTGCAAGTACGCACCGCGTTGGGAGTGGCTGAATGGAAGGGGGACCTCAATGCCACTCTTAAGGAATATTTACGTCACAAGGTATGCTTTAATATAAGGTTTTTAATTTCCAATCATTTATGGCAAACACCACAAAAAATTCGACAACAAATTTAG